The genome window ACGGCTCTGTTCATGGTGCTTTCTCTGTCTTGTTACTGGAAAAATGTTATGCATTCTCAATAAAATAATATTAATAAGATATTATTTATCATGTTTTAAATGGGGTTGCAAGGCTAAATAAATGTGAGCGATCGGGTGGCACTTTTTCTCTGGATTGATGGTCGTAGCATAGCTTGATGGGTGTCAGGAGATCATGTTTAACTGCATCACGCTTTGAAACTGGCTGACCAGGTAATAGGTTTTTACCTGTACCATCAGCAGGGTACACGAGGGATCCAGAACGAATGCCTTCAAAAGCGGGTGACGGGCGAGATAGAGCGGCAGGAATTGTTCCCTTTCAATTTCCGTTGCTTCGGTGACTGTGCCGACTACGGTAACGGCGATGGCATCGTGGAAATCTTCTGCCTGGTTGGACCGGTTGTCGATGAGCAGGGAGACGTTCGGATTATTGCTGAGGTTGGTGTATTTGCGAGTTGTCCGCATTGTGGCAAAAATCAGTCGGGTGAGATCGTCGGTGGCGGCAAAGGCCACCAAACTTGTGTAGGGTGAATTATCGCTGCTGGTGGCCAGTACGGCCAGGGGCTGTGAATTGAACAGGGGTTCTATTTGTTCCATGAATGTGGCTGATTCAGACATACGTTCACTCCTTTTCCTGCTGTTAGACATGCTTTTGTGGTCGTTTTAAACCGGGAGGATGCCACGTCGTCCCAACCATCTTCATTTTATCCCCTCGCGACAAATCTTTAATTTCCAATTCGCGCCTGGTTGCTTCGCCACGATTTCCTGCCTGCTCTAAGTAAACCAACTCTACTGGTAGTCGTGATCTGGTATACTTCGATCCTTGGCCATTGGAATGGGATTCGATCCTTTTTTCCAGATCGTTGGTAATGCCGGTATAG of Pseudomonadota bacterium contains these proteins:
- a CDS encoding pyridoxamine 5'-phosphate oxidase family protein, with product MSESATFMEQIEPLFNSQPLAVLATSSDNSPYTSLVAFAATDDLTRLIFATMRTTRKYTNLSNNPNVSLLIDNRSNQAEDFHDAIAVTVVGTVTEATEIEREQFLPLYLARHPLLKAFVLDPSCTLLMVQVKTYYLVSQFQSVMQLNMIS
- a CDS encoding GIY-YIG nuclease family protein; its protein translation is MKTWSVYILRCSDGTLYTGITNDLEKRIESHSNGQGSKYTRSRLPVELVYLEQAGNRGEATRRELEIKDLSRGDKMKMVGTTWHPPGLKRPQKHV